The region CCACCAGAAAACATGGGCAGCTTACGCTGAAGATGAATGGCATATCCTCGATTCTCTGGCGTTAACCGCCGGGACACGCTATGAGCATAACGATGTCTTTGGCGGACATCTCAGTCCACGCGCTTATCTGGTCTGGGATGTTTCAGAAGCGTGGACGCTTAAAGGCGGCGTCACGACTGGTTATAAAGCCCCGTCACTCAGCCAACTCCACAAAGGAATCAGTGGCGTGACCGCTCAGGGAACGGTTAACACCATCGGTAACCCGGATCTGAAACCGGAAGAAAGTACCAGCTATGAAACCGGACTGTACTACGATAACGATGCAGGATTGAACGCCAACATTACCGGCTTCTATACGGAGTACACGAATAAAATTGTTTCGTACGCGATTGATGATAATACCAACAGTTACACCAACAGCGGTAAAGCAAGAACGGATGGTGTTGAATTCGCCAGTACCTTCCCTCTCTGGTCTGACGTACTGAGTTTATCCCTTAATTACACTTATACTCAGAGCAAACAAAAAGATGGCGAGAATAAAGGCGCGCCGTTGAGCTACACCCCTAAACATATGGCTAACGCGCGTTTGAACTGGCAGGCGACAGAAGAGATGACTGCCTGGCTGAGCGCCCGTTATCGTGGCAAAGCCCCGCGTTTTACTGAGAATTATGATAACCTCAGCGCGGTACAAAAGGCGGTATATGACGACAAGGGGGCAAATTTAAAAGCCTGGACCGTTCTCGATATGGGAATGTCTTATAAACTGACCAAAGACCTGACGCTCAATACGGCAGTGAATAACCTGCTGGATAAAGACTTTAGCGAAGTCAAACTGTATCAGGTGGGACGCAGTAGCACATATGCAGGCGACTATTACCAGACGGCACAATCCACCACCGGGTACGTAAACCCGGGTCGCAACTACTGGGTATCGCTAAACTATCAGTTCTGATTTATTTCGTGTGACCTGCCGGGCTACCGTTGTGTAGCCCGGATACCACCATCACTAATGACGTTCGGCGTATTTGCTGCGCTTATGTTGATAAAGTAAACAGTCTGCTTTCAGCATCGCCAACTCAAGCGTATCTCCCGGCTGCAGCTGATGCGCTCCCCAGGAAAACGCCACCAGCTTATCGGGGTCAAGGGTGAGCAATTGCTCGTGCATCCGGGTTATCACATCACGTGATTTATTCAGTGAATAATCGATAAGAATCAGACAGAACTCATCGCCCCCCAGCCTGATACCGTAGTCGCTTTTGCGAATAGCATTCCCCAGCGCTAACCCCAGGATTTGTATCGCCTTATCCCCCATATGATGGCCGAGTGAGTCATTGATTTTTTTCAGCCCATCACTGTCAATGGCGATGACCGTGACGGGGATATTTCGGTCCACCAGCGCGCAAATTTTTTTTTCAAATTCAGGGGTAATGATTTTTCTATTGTATAACCCCGTCATGGCATCCGTAATGTTATCTCTGGAAAGCGATTCCTGCCTGATAAGCTGCTTGCGGGCATAGCGACATAACGTCCAGGTTCCCATGAGGTACAGGATAAACAGCCAAAAGTTGGCGATAATGACGTAAATAGCATCCAGCTTCACATGAAGCGTGTAATACTGGGTGATATTATCCTGATAACTGATCAAATCAAAAGATTTTAATTCCGGCTTATGAAAAATAATATTCGCGCCCGTGGCATTGTCCGTCACGAACAGTGACAGAAATTTCCATAGCAACGGGCGGTCAGCCGTTTGAAACGAAACCACAAGGTCATTAATATTAACATCAGTGATCAGAATACCCTTCACCTTATCCCCCAGAAATACCGGGGTAAGCATGCTGATAATATTATTTCGGGTATAACCATCCTGATAGATATGAGAG is a window of Citrobacter sp. Marseille-Q6884 DNA encoding:
- the dgcJ gene encoding diguanylate cyclase DgcJ, with translation MSRQKYISAIILIVVCTTSLFTALALHEARNLQNYMGYVAENGKSALFHEESISQNIATRLSREFYTRTFSNRLSEGELAEICRHIENQGNIYGFNLLSKTMKNLEGTLQTHNKSCNEWGRDIGAMAIIQGNESSVLPKYSFSNYTSYAFRNIRYYIDLSHNYIYINRLVNTRDYTFSNWLVNNGRGINIARSAHTITIDDRALDDLIRGESVVSHIYQDGYTRNNIISMLTPVFLGDKVKGILITDVNINDLVVSFQTADRPLLWKFLSLFVTDNATGANIIFHKPELKSFDLISYQDNITQYYTLHVKLDAIYVIIANFWLFILYLMGTWTLCRYARKQLIRQESLSRDNITDAMTGLYNRKIITPEFEKKICALVDRNIPVTVIAIDSDGLKKINDSLGHHMGDKAIQILGLALGNAIRKSDYGIRLGGDEFCLILIDYSLNKSRDVITRMHEQLLTLDPDKLVAFSWGAHQLQPGDTLELAMLKADCLLYQHKRSKYAERH